One Methanoculleus sp. SDB genomic window, TACACGGCCGGCACTGACGCCTCTCCCTCCCGATGAAGAGATCCGGACAGTGCTTCTCAAGCGGATGCCCGCATATGTCGGGGCGTCCGATTGCTGCATCGATACGGAAGCCATCGATCCCGGTGAAGTGTGCCGGAGGGTGCGGCAGGCGGTCGCCGGCGGGACCGTCCCGGAGACGGACCGCTCCGACGGCTTTGCATTCCTCAAAAAGACACCGTTGCCGCCTGAAGAGCTGGAAGGGCTTAAAAAATTTCTGGATGAGCAGACACGGGCAGATATGCGCCTCTGTGCAGTTATCGGCAACCCGTGCCTTCACAGTAAAAGTCCTGCCCTCTTCAATCACCTTTTTTCCCGTTCAGGTCTGAAGTACTGGTACACGCGGATCCAGTGGCCCTCTCTCGGTCCGGTTATGGACTGCGCACGAGCTCTCGACATCAAGGGTCTCTCCGTCACAATTCCCTTTAAAAGTGCCGTAATGCCGTACCTCTCGGATATCGACCGTCATGCGGCGGCGATAGGGGCGGTCAATACGGTGGTCCGGTGCGGGGATCGCGCATACGGGTACAATACCGACTGGCTCGGGGTGCGACAACCGCTTCAGGGAATGGAGCCCTGCAGCGCCGTCGTGCTCGGTGCCGGAGGTGCCGCGGCGGCGGCGGCCTACGCGCTCGGGGACCTCGGAATGGATACAACCATCCTCGCCCGGAATCCCGGCGCGGCGGAAGCGCTTGCGCAGCGTTTCGG contains:
- a CDS encoding bifunctional riboflavin kinase/FMN adenylyltransferase (AroE, AroK; catalyzes the conversion of shikimate to 3-dehydroshikimate and catalyzes the formation of shikimate 3-phosphate from shikimate in aromatic amino acid biosynthesis), giving the protein MMRIVLVGYRGSGKTTVGTLLAGALGIPFIDTDALIEERAGMSIPEIFRSGEENFRMLERSVIASLAGQGGVISTGGGAVTDPVNVALLRHGGPVVFLFAPADVLGNRIRGSTRPALTPLPPDEEIRTVLLKRMPAYVGASDCCIDTEAIDPGEVCRRVRQAVAGGTVPETDRSDGFAFLKKTPLPPEELEGLKKFLDEQTRADMRLCAVIGNPCLHSKSPALFNHLFSRSGLKYWYTRIQWPSLGPVMDCARALDIKGLSVTIPFKSAVMPYLSDIDRHAAAIGAVNTVVRCGDRAYGYNTDWLGVRQPLQGMEPCSAVVLGAGGAAAAAAYALGDLGMDTTILARNPGAAEALAQRFGAGSGPLTDFDRIDPDLVINATPVGMGDGKSVLEEHWLRPGMTVFDLVYTPPETPLLRLARRHGCRCIGGREMFVAQASAQFRLFTGIRADPGLIREVI